A region of Rhizobium grahamii DNA encodes the following proteins:
- a CDS encoding linear amide C-N hydrolase, whose amino-acid sequence MLALGPMVAEACTRVVYLGPNDNIITARSMDWKNDVATNLYILPRGIERSGEAGPNSIKWTAKYGSVVATGYDVSTTDGVNDAGLNVNLLWLVESEYPPFGKDSKPGLTIAAWAQYVLDNFATVDEAVKALEKEPFTVVTDNVPGENRLTTLHLSMSDATGDSAIVEYVKGKQVIHHDRKYQVMTNSPIFEQQLALNSYWKQIGGTVMLPGTNRASDRFARASFYINAIPKDEDPNRALASVFSVIRNASVPFGLNTPDEPNISSTRWRTVFDHKRKLYFFESALTPNTFWVDLKTIDFSKETGKVKRLDLGENQDHTYSGDATKDFKEAKPFIFLGLH is encoded by the coding sequence ATGCTGGCGCTCGGGCCGATGGTGGCCGAAGCCTGCACCCGCGTTGTCTATCTCGGGCCCAACGACAATATCATCACGGCGCGGTCCATGGACTGGAAGAACGACGTCGCGACCAATCTCTACATCCTGCCGCGCGGTATCGAGCGAAGCGGCGAGGCAGGGCCGAACTCCATCAAGTGGACCGCAAAATACGGAAGCGTGGTTGCGACCGGTTATGACGTCTCGACCACTGACGGGGTCAATGACGCAGGCCTCAATGTCAATCTTCTGTGGCTGGTGGAATCCGAATACCCGCCGTTCGGCAAGGACAGCAAGCCGGGACTGACGATAGCCGCCTGGGCGCAATACGTTCTCGACAATTTCGCGACCGTCGACGAAGCGGTCAAGGCGCTTGAAAAGGAGCCTTTCACTGTCGTCACGGATAATGTTCCGGGTGAAAACCGGTTGACGACGCTGCATCTCTCGATGTCGGACGCGACGGGCGACAGTGCCATCGTCGAATACGTCAAGGGCAAGCAGGTCATTCATCACGACCGCAAATATCAGGTGATGACGAACTCGCCGATCTTCGAGCAGCAACTCGCGCTCAATTCCTACTGGAAGCAGATCGGCGGCACCGTCATGCTTCCCGGCACGAACCGGGCTTCCGATCGGTTCGCCCGGGCCTCCTTCTACATCAACGCGATCCCGAAGGACGAAGATCCGAACCGCGCTCTCGCCAGCGTGTTCAGCGTCATCAGAAATGCCTCGGTTCCCTTTGGATTGAACACGCCCGACGAACCCAACATCTCGTCCACGCGCTGGCGCACGGTCTTCGATCACAAGCGCAAGCTCTATTTCTTCGAGTCGGCGCTGACGCCGAACACCTTCTGGGTGGACCTGAAGACCATCGATTTCTCCAAGGAGACAGGCAAGGTCAAACGTCTCGACCTCGGCGAAAACCAGGATCACACCTATTCCGGCGACGCCACCAAGGATTTCAAGGAAGCGAAGCCGTTCATTTTCCTCGGACTGCACTAG
- a CDS encoding alpha/beta hydrolase, which produces MKRLLGGFIGSLSVVGIAAGFAFFAASLTPSLMPRSFIVQGALSGISAAVGYFFGVVLTWLWQYLELPAARTRLLTLKSVVFAGGLLVSVGFLWRAAAWQNSIRELWHMPPLDTAEPTKLAAVAAVVFVVAILVGRLFELTVSSISKLLNRFVPRRVSNVVGGLLAVLLFWSVVEGVLLRGALHLADSSFRKVDALVEDDVPVPADVMHTGSAASLVSWDGLGRQGRHFIASGPTAADIGAFWKSAAKEPVRVYVGLNNADTIEARAKLALEEMKRVGAFDRSLLVIIAPTGTGWIDPAALDTLEYLHHGDVASVGLQYSYLTSWLSLLVEPEYGADSARALFREVYRYWTSLPRDKRPKLYLHGLSLGALNSQISADIFDIVADPFQGALWSGPPFESATWRAVTAARDPQSPAWLPRFRDGSIIRFTNQNNALDIPGAIWGPIRIVYLQYASDPVTFFDAHSFYREPDWMKAPRGPDVTPSLTWLPALTMLQLLFDMAIATTSPIGYGHVYAPQHYIDAWVAVTNPAITAGQVDELKRFFEAKEEANASQD; this is translated from the coding sequence ATGAAACGCCTTCTCGGAGGGTTCATCGGCTCGCTGTCGGTCGTGGGGATCGCGGCCGGCTTCGCATTCTTCGCGGCATCGCTGACACCAAGCCTGATGCCGCGATCCTTTATCGTGCAGGGAGCGCTGTCGGGCATCAGTGCTGCGGTCGGCTATTTCTTCGGAGTGGTGCTGACCTGGCTCTGGCAATATCTCGAACTGCCGGCGGCGAGAACCAGATTGCTGACGCTGAAAAGCGTCGTTTTCGCCGGCGGCTTGCTGGTGTCCGTCGGCTTCCTGTGGAGGGCCGCCGCCTGGCAGAACTCGATCCGCGAGCTCTGGCATATGCCGCCGCTGGATACCGCCGAACCGACAAAGCTGGCAGCTGTCGCGGCTGTCGTCTTCGTCGTCGCGATCCTTGTGGGGCGGCTCTTTGAGTTGACGGTTTCATCGATCTCGAAGCTGCTGAACCGCTTCGTTCCCCGTCGCGTCTCGAATGTGGTCGGCGGCCTTCTTGCGGTTCTTCTCTTCTGGTCGGTGGTTGAGGGCGTGTTGCTGCGAGGGGCGCTGCACCTTGCCGACTCGTCTTTCCGCAAGGTCGATGCGCTTGTCGAGGACGACGTTCCGGTACCCGCCGACGTCATGCACACCGGCAGTGCGGCTTCGCTTGTGTCCTGGGACGGACTTGGTCGCCAGGGGCGGCACTTCATCGCATCCGGGCCGACGGCTGCTGATATCGGAGCCTTCTGGAAGTCCGCAGCCAAAGAACCGGTGCGGGTCTATGTCGGCCTGAACAATGCCGACACGATCGAGGCCCGGGCGAAGCTCGCGCTGGAGGAAATGAAGCGAGTGGGGGCCTTTGATCGTTCGCTGCTTGTGATTATCGCGCCGACGGGGACCGGGTGGATCGATCCGGCCGCGCTGGATACGCTCGAATATCTGCACCACGGCGATGTCGCCAGCGTCGGTCTGCAATACTCGTACCTTACGAGCTGGCTTTCACTGCTGGTGGAGCCCGAATACGGCGCCGACTCTGCCCGGGCGCTGTTTCGCGAGGTCTATCGCTACTGGACCAGCCTGCCGCGCGACAAGCGACCGAAGCTCTATCTGCATGGCCTCAGCCTCGGCGCGCTCAACTCGCAGATATCGGCCGATATCTTCGACATCGTCGCCGATCCGTTTCAGGGGGCGCTGTGGAGCGGCCCGCCTTTCGAGAGCGCGACGTGGCGCGCTGTGACGGCAGCGCGGGATCCACAATCGCCTGCCTGGCTGCCACGCTTCCGTGACGGCTCGATCATCCGCTTTACCAACCAGAACAATGCTCTCGATATCCCCGGAGCTATCTGGGGGCCGATACGGATCGTCTATCTGCAATACGCCAGTGATCCCGTTACCTTCTTCGATGCGCATTCGTTTTACCGGGAGCCGGACTGGATGAAGGCGCCGCGCGGCCCTGATGTGACGCCGAGCCTCACTTGGCTTCCCGCGCTGACGATGCTGCAATTGTTGTTCGACATGGCGATCGCGACTACGTCGCCTATTGGCTACGGGCATGTCTACGCGCCTCAGCATTACATCGACGCCTGGGTTGCTGTGACCAATCCCGCCATCACCGCGGGACAGGTCGATGAACTGAAGCGCTTTTTCGAGGCGAAGGAGGAGGCGAACGCATCTCAGGACTGA
- a CDS encoding extensin-like domain-containing protein: MAFVSHLRRSLLPVLLSTALTTCSTDGLVPPGDVDSGMKVSSIAPQKHYAAPVQMPSADVQPAYPVSTQPVRDTSQSVDYLNTPNLAGTGHSARMAQPMPASQALPRIGSDEASAGARGMAGQFSGQPQTWGGTQQLAVPAGGVNMDAELGAEPVTGLAAEEEQQIAEGQSDQPVVDGIGTDSPTQINRTRAPRPASEAAMSAAPSWGDGRPVVAPARVPEENETEVAMLRPNNPMMSTPAPVDPGVMPSSELACRRELKRMGVVFTDKPPISQGPACQVPYPVSLQGLSGNIAVKPAVVLNCQVTLAFAKWVKNELAPSARFRYWSGIKTIQPLGGYSCRRMNNSRQKYNPMSEHARGNAIDVGKFVLKSGHEIDVRKKGLFSFREGRLLKAVRSDSCKYFNTVLGPGSNPEHWNHFHFDLRARQSGKAYCD, translated from the coding sequence ATGGCGTTTGTTTCCCATCTGCGGCGTTCCTTGCTGCCAGTGCTGCTTTCGACAGCATTGACGACCTGTTCCACGGACGGGCTCGTACCTCCCGGCGATGTCGACAGCGGCATGAAGGTGAGTTCCATTGCTCCCCAGAAGCATTATGCGGCGCCGGTCCAGATGCCGAGCGCTGACGTTCAGCCGGCATATCCCGTTTCCACGCAGCCCGTCCGCGATACCTCGCAATCCGTCGATTATCTCAATACGCCCAATCTCGCGGGCACCGGGCATTCGGCGCGGATGGCGCAGCCGATGCCGGCGTCACAAGCGCTGCCACGCATTGGCAGCGATGAAGCCTCTGCCGGTGCTCGCGGCATGGCCGGCCAGTTCTCAGGACAGCCGCAGACGTGGGGCGGCACGCAACAGCTTGCTGTTCCGGCGGGCGGCGTCAACATGGACGCGGAACTCGGCGCTGAACCAGTCACCGGGCTTGCCGCCGAGGAAGAACAGCAGATCGCCGAAGGTCAATCCGATCAACCGGTCGTGGACGGCATCGGGACGGATAGTCCGACGCAGATAAATCGGACGCGGGCTCCGCGGCCAGCCAGCGAAGCGGCGATGAGCGCGGCCCCTTCCTGGGGTGACGGACGACCAGTCGTCGCTCCGGCCAGGGTTCCGGAGGAAAACGAGACTGAGGTGGCGATGCTGCGCCCCAACAATCCGATGATGAGCACTCCGGCGCCGGTCGATCCCGGCGTGATGCCGAGCTCCGAGCTTGCATGCCGCCGCGAGCTGAAGCGCATGGGCGTCGTCTTCACCGACAAGCCGCCGATCTCCCAGGGACCGGCCTGCCAGGTTCCGTACCCGGTTTCGCTGCAGGGCCTGTCGGGCAATATCGCCGTCAAGCCGGCAGTCGTGCTCAACTGCCAGGTGACGCTTGCCTTTGCGAAGTGGGTCAAGAACGAGCTCGCACCGTCAGCGCGCTTCCGCTACTGGTCCGGCATCAAGACGATCCAGCCGCTTGGCGGATACAGCTGCCGGCGCATGAACAACAGCCGCCAGAAATACAATCCGATGTCCGAACATGCGCGCGGAAACGCGATCGACGTCGGCAAGTTCGTCCTGAAGAGCGGCCACGAGATCGATGTCCGCAAGAAGGGGCTTTTCTCCTTCCGCGAGGGGCGATTGCTGAAGGCGGTTCGCAGCGACAGCTGCAAATATTTCAACACCGTTCTCGGCCCGGGCAGCAACCCGGAGCACTGGAACCATTTCCATTTCGACCTGCGGGCACGCCAGAGCGGCAAGGCCTACTGCGACTAA
- a CDS encoding pyridoxal phosphate-dependent decarboxylase family protein, translating to MDNRELFSKAANHAARFRDHVAEGPQRPRTDYAGALADFSETLPEGATPAETVLDDLVTRAEPGLHAMTGPRFFGWVIGGSHPMGVAADILTSAWGQNTGNHTATPAAAAVETIASRWLLELLGLPLSCSVGFVTGATVANFTCLAAARGEVLMQAGWDADALGLFGAPPISILIGDDAHTTVFSALQFLGLGHDRVVRIATDEQGRIKPDAFGEAIAGVAGPCIAILQAGQINTGHCDDFAQLIPMAKTKGAWVHVDGAFGLWAQASARRRHLTDGAALADSWATDGHKWLQTPYDCGYAIIRNELAHRRAMTIAASYLPFAREGERDPSHYVPELSRRARGFSTWAMIRHLGRSGIEALVDRCCDAAQRIATALASEPGIAIGNSVVLNQAIVRFGTDLPAEQADALTTETIAELQRVGRIFAGGATWRGRQIMRLSVSNYQTDMSEAEKAAEAIISAYRAVRHG from the coding sequence GTGGACAACAGGGAACTTTTTTCGAAGGCCGCCAATCACGCTGCACGCTTTCGCGACCACGTCGCGGAAGGGCCGCAGCGCCCCCGCACGGATTATGCGGGGGCGCTCGCCGATTTTTCCGAGACGCTTCCCGAGGGGGCGACACCGGCGGAAACCGTTCTCGATGACCTCGTCACCCGGGCCGAACCCGGCCTTCACGCCATGACCGGGCCACGATTTTTCGGGTGGGTCATCGGCGGCTCGCATCCGATGGGTGTGGCCGCCGACATTTTGACCAGCGCCTGGGGACAGAACACCGGCAATCACACCGCTACGCCGGCTGCCGCCGCCGTCGAGACCATCGCCAGTCGCTGGCTGCTGGAATTGCTTGGCCTGCCGCTGTCCTGTTCCGTCGGCTTCGTCACCGGCGCGACGGTTGCGAATTTCACGTGTCTGGCGGCCGCCAGGGGCGAGGTTCTGATGCAGGCAGGTTGGGATGCCGATGCGCTCGGCCTGTTCGGGGCACCGCCGATCAGCATCCTGATCGGCGACGACGCGCATACGACGGTCTTTTCCGCCCTGCAGTTTCTGGGGCTTGGTCATGATCGCGTTGTCAGGATCGCGACCGACGAACAGGGGCGGATAAAGCCCGATGCCTTCGGTGAGGCGATTGCGGGAGTGGCGGGGCCCTGTATCGCAATTCTTCAGGCAGGGCAGATCAATACAGGCCATTGCGATGATTTTGCGCAGCTGATTCCGATGGCGAAGACCAAGGGAGCCTGGGTTCACGTCGACGGTGCGTTTGGTCTATGGGCGCAGGCGTCGGCGCGCCGCCGCCATCTCACGGATGGTGCGGCGCTTGCGGACAGCTGGGCGACCGACGGCCACAAGTGGCTGCAGACGCCTTATGACTGTGGCTATGCGATCATCCGCAATGAACTCGCTCACCGGCGCGCCATGACGATTGCCGCCAGTTATCTTCCGTTCGCGCGCGAGGGCGAGCGTGATCCCTCGCACTATGTTCCCGAACTCTCGCGGCGCGCGCGCGGATTTTCCACCTGGGCCATGATCCGACACCTTGGCCGATCCGGTATCGAAGCCTTGGTCGATCGCTGCTGCGATGCTGCCCAGAGGATCGCGACGGCGCTCGCTTCGGAGCCCGGCATAGCGATCGGCAACAGCGTTGTCCTGAATCAGGCCATTGTCCGATTCGGTACCGATTTGCCGGCAGAGCAGGCCGACGCATTGACAACGGAGACGATCGCCGAGCTGCAGCGGGTTGGCCGTATCTTCGCAGGTGGTGCGACGTGGCGCGGACGACAGATCATGCGGCTGTCGGTAAGCAATTATCAAACCGATATGTCGGAAGCGGAGAAGGCGGCAGAGGCAATCATCAGTGCCTATCGTGCGGTCCGACACGGGTGA